In Cololabis saira isolate AMF1-May2022 chromosome 14, fColSai1.1, whole genome shotgun sequence, a single genomic region encodes these proteins:
- the LOC133459300 gene encoding uncharacterized protein C11orf87 homolog: MTTRSAEAPGLPELQEPPEPPLRCMHGGNNGTCAEQLRLLPPFSSALALLVLVAVLAGVVLVSLATFHFHKRKLRNRKILRAQEEYERDSRDGRAAARSAGPARPSVIARPVRREERAERPSPSAESGDVEAEDAQAQTAPLDC; this comes from the coding sequence ATGACGACCAGGAGCGCCGAGGCGCCGGGGCTGCCGGAGCTGCAGGAGCCGCCGGAGCCGCCGCTCCGCTGCATGCACGGCGGCAACAACGGCACCTGCGCGGAGCAGCTGCGCCTCCTGCCGCCCTTCTCCTCCGCGCTGgcgctgctggtgctggtggcGGTGCTGGCCGGGGTCGTCCTCGTCTCCCTGGCAACCTTCCACTTCCACAAGAGGAAGCTCCGGAACAGGAAGATCCTGCGCGCGCAGGAGGAGTACGAGCGCGACAGTCGCGACGGACGCGCCGCGGCCAGGAGCGCGGGGCCGGCGAGGCCGAGCGTCATCGCGCGGCCCGTGCGGCGTGAGGAGCGTGCGGAGCGGCCGAGCCCCAGCGCGGAGAGCGGAGACGTGGAGGCGGAGGACGCGCAGGCGCAGACGGCTCCTCTGGACTGTTAA